The nucleotide sequence CTTTGAGTTTCAGTTGGTGGAATCCCTGCCCCTGGCCCCCTGGGACCAGCGGGTCAACTACATATGTACTGAAGAGCGTATGCTGTGTCTGTAAGTTATATTCCCTTTGAGTTTCCCGGTGTGCCGCAGGTTGGCTGCGCTTTTCAGACGCGTGGCGGCGGCGTGAGCCTTGGCGAATACGGCGGCGGCAACATTGCCTTTACCGTGCAGGACAACCCCGATCATGTCATTGCCAACCGTCGCAGCCTGCTGGCAGACCTGCGCCCGCAGGGTATGACCGCCTGGGCCGAGCTGATGCAGGTGCATGGCGATGTGATGGTCTTTGAACCGGCGGCGGTGGCCTGCGAGACAGCCGTAACGGCTGAGGGCGACGGCATGGGCACGGCGCGTCCCGGTCTGGGCCTGCTCATCAAGACCGCCGACTGCCAGCCGATTCTTGTTGCCCATAAAAGCGGCAAATACATTGCCGCCATGCACGCGGGCTGGCGCGGCAACCGTTGCGACTTTCCCGTCACGGGCGTGGCCCGCTTTTGCGAGCGCTACGGCCTTGAGCCGCGCGACCTTGTGGCCGTGCGCGGGCCCAGCCTTGGGCCGGGCAGGGCGGAATTTGTCAATTTTGACAGGGAGTGGGGCGAGCCCTACCTGCCCTGGTTTGACGCCGACAGCAAAACCATGGATCTGTGGGGGCTTACGCGGCATCAGCTGGAGCGTGCCGGGCTGCCGACGCGCAGCATTTACGGGCTGGACCTCTGCACGGCCAGCAACAACGGACAGTTTTTTTCGTACCGTTGCGCAAGGCAGTCGGGCCGTCAGGCCAGCCTGGTGTGGATAAAAGCCTGAGCCATTGACAGGCCGCAAGCCCGCGCCTAGAGTGTTGGCGGCATTGGTAGCCGGGAAACCGGCTTGAAAAGGGAATCCCGTGTAAAACGGGAGCGGACCCGCCGCCGTAAGGTTCTTAACCTTGCTCCATCTAGCGCCACTGGAAACGGGAAGGCCGGAGCAGGGGAACCAAGCCGGAAGACCTGCCATGCCCCACGGTGCGCGTCATGGAATGACGGCATCTCGGTGCGGCGCGACCGCCCCACGGCAACGGGTTTTTGCCGGCAGGAAAGAGGAAATACGGGCCTCTTCCACCACGAGTGGAAGAGGCTTTTTTTATGCCCGGGCGGCGCTGGCCGCCAAGAGGCAATGGTCTGCCCAGGGCCAGCCACGCTTTGGCCCGCGTTTGCCCGCTGGGCAAGGCAGAGGACCGGCATGACCAGAATCTCCGCATCTACTCCCTCCTCCTCGCAATCCCGCAGGCTTTGGCCGGTGTTTGCCGGTCTGGCCGTCTTGTGGCTGCTTTCACTGCCGCTGGCCTGCTTGCCGGGACCTGTGCCCCTGAGCGCTCAGAGCGTGTTTCGCGCTTTGGCGGCTGTTGTCGGTCTTGCGCCAGCGCCGGATGATTCCGCGCTTACCGGCGTTGTGGTCAGCATACGGCTGGCGCGCGTATGTCTGGCCGCCTTGTGCGGCGGCGCTCTGGCCATGGCCGGGGCAGCCTTGCAGGGCGTTTTGCGCAACCCGCTGGCTGATCCGTTTACGCTGGGTATTTCAGCCGGGGCAGCCTGCGGGGCCAGTATGGCTATCGCGCTTGGCGGGCCGCTGGTTGCGCTGCTTGGCGGTTTGCCTGGGCTTGCCGGGTTCAGCCACGCGGGGCTGGTGGCTCCTGCCGCGCTGTTTGGCGCGCTGGCGGCGCTTGGCGGCGCACTGTGGCTCGGGCGCGGCGACGGGGCCTTCAGCCGTGAGAGCGTTATTTTGGCGGGCATAGCCGTGGCTGCGTTTTTGGGCGCGCTGGTGGCGCTGGTAAAGGCCCTTAATGAAGAATCTGTGACCAGCATCGTGTTCTGGATCATGGGGTCCTTTCAGGGGCGCGGCTGGAGCAGTATGCCTCTGCTGCTGGTCACCGTGGTGCCCGGCCTGCTGGCAACGGCGCTTGGCTGGCGCGCTCTGGACGTGCTGGCCCTGGGCGACGAGCAGGCGGCCCAGTCCGGTCTTGACGTGGGGCGCGCCCGCTTGTGGCTGCTGGCCGGGGCCAGCTGCATGACGGCTGGCTGCGTGGCTGTGGCCGGGGTTATCGGATTTGTGGGGCTGGTTGTGCCGCACGTGCTGCGCCTGCTGCTGGGCTGGGGCCACGGCCCCCTGCTGGCAGCGGCCTTTATGGGCGGCGGCGTGCTGCTGGTCTGGGCCGACGTGCTGGCGCGGTGCGTGCTCTCCGGCGGGCAGGAGCTGCCCGTGGGCGTAGTGACGGCCCTGCTTGGCGGTCCGTTTTTTGCCCTGCTGGTACGGAGGCGCTGATGGCGGAAGAATGCCGGATGTCCGTGCCGGGGCAGACTGCGACTCGTGGGCCGACAACCGCTCAGGCCTCGCCGCGCGGCGAAGCATCCGGCCCGCCCGTTGTGCGGGTGGCGGGCGTCAGTGCCGGTTACGGCGGGCGCGACGTGCTGCGCGGAGTGGATTTCAGTTTGCGGGCGGGGGAGTGCGCGGCCCTGCTTGGCCCCAACGGCAGCGGCAAGACCACGCTGTTGCGAGCCATCTCGGGGGTGCTTGCGCCGCAGGCGGGCAGTGTGGAGCTTTTAGGGCGTCCGCTGGCGGCATTGCCTCCGCGCGAGCGTGCCCGCATGGTGGCCGTGGTGCCGCAGCGGGGGCAACTGCCTCAGGGGCTCACAGCGCGGCAGATGGTGCTGCTGGGACGCTTTGCCCACCTTGGTTGGCTGGGGGCCTACAGACGCAAAGATTACGCGGCGGCGGACAGGGCGCTGGACGAAACCGGCGCCATGCCCCTGGCGCACCGCAGGCTCAGCGAGCTTTCGGGCGGCGAGCTGCAGCGGGTGTTGCTGGCCCGCGCCCTTGCGCAGGAAAGCCCCCTGCTGCTGCTGGACGAGTTGGCCGCCGGTCTGGATCTGGCGCGCATGGTCGATCTGTTTGACCTGCTTGAGCGCCGCCGCGCCGCCGGAGCCTGCGTGCTTATGGCCGTGCACGACTGCAATCTTGCTGCGCTGTACGCCACGCGGCTCATGGGACTCAAAAACGGCGGTCTTGTTTTTGACGGCCCGGTGACACAGGTTTTTACAGAGGAGAATCTCGGTGAGCTTTACAATATACCCATCTGCGTGCTGCCCCACCCCCGGTTTGGCTTGCCGCAGGCGCTGCTTGCCAGCGCGTCCGGCCCATGGAGCTGCAAGGACGGCAAAAAAAGCGCTGGCGACGCTGGCGCTGATTTTGCCCCTGCTGACGCTGGCCCTGACGGTATCCGTCCCGGCGGCACGGGCCGCCAGCCCTGAGGCGTCGGCGGCAGAGTCTCCCATTGTCGTCGTCGACGACACGGGCAACAGCGTGACGTTTGCGCACCCGGTACAGCGGGTGATCGCCCTGTACGGCGCGTTTAACGAGATTTTTCTGTCCATGGGCGCGGGCGATCTGCTGGTGGCCCGCACTGCGGCGGACGGCAACCTGCCGGAGCTTGCCAGCCTGCCCGCCATAGGCACGCACATGCGGCCCAATGCCGAGCTTGTGCTGGCGCAACGGCCCGATGTGGTGCTGCAGCTCGCGGGGCGCAGCGAGGCTCAGGTCCAGACCGACAACCTTCGTTCTCTTGGACTGAACGTACTGACGTTTGAAGTAAATTCCTTTGAGCGGCTGTTTGAAGTTACGGAAACTCTGGGGAGACTTGCCGGTCGCGAGGAAAGGGCAAAGGCCCTTGTGGCGGCCTGGAAACAGCGCCTTGAGGCCCTGCGTGCCCGCAATGCGGGCAAACCTGCGGCGCGGTTTTTTTATGAAGTGCGCTATCCCAATCTGCTGGCGGCCGGTATGGGCGGCATCAGCAGCGAAATACTGACCCTTGCCGGTGGGCAGAATGTGGTAACCGACGGCAAAAAGCTGGTGCGCTTCAGTGAGGAAGCCCTGCTGGCGGCCGACCCCGATGCGTACATCATCCAGAAAGGCCCCATGAATCCTGCGCCGACCCCGCTGACGGAGCGCGACCACTTCAGGGATCTGCGCGCTGTGCGCCAGGGGCGTGTGCTGGTGGTGGACGAAGAGCGTTTTGCCCGTCCCGGCCCGCGCGCCCTGGATGCGGCGGAAGAGCTGGACGCCTGGCTGCACCGTTGAGCCGCAATTTTTTTGAGCCTCTAAAGCGAGATATGTAATGAGTGGAATACTGTACGGTGTGGGCGTGGGCCCCGGTGCGCCCGACCTTTTGACCCTGCGGGCGGTCAGGGTGCTGGGCGAGGTGGATGTGATACTTGCCGCCGCGTCGCCCCGCAATGATTTTTCTGCGGCGCTGGATACCGCCCGGCCGCATCTGCGGGCGGATGTGCGCGTGCAGCGGCTGGAGTTTCCCATGACGCGCGACCGGGCCGTGCTGCGCGAGGCCTGGCGCGAGGCAGCCCAGACCACGGTCGGGGTGCTGGAGAGCGGATTGAGCGCCGCCTTTTTGACCATCGGCGACCCGCTGATTTACAGCACCTTTGGCTATCTTATGCGCACGCTTGCCCAGACCGCGCCGCATCTGACGGTCGAGGTCATCCCCGGCATCACGTCCTTTCAGGCTGCGGCGGCCCGCACCCGCACCGTGCTGTGCGAAAACAGCGAAACCCTGCGCGTCATCCCCGGCATCAACAACCGCGAGAGTCTTGAAGATTCGCTGCGGCAAACAGACACGGCCGTGATATTGAAGGCCTACCGCAATCTGCCCGCCATTGCCCAGGCGCTGAGCGCCACAAACCGGCTGGATTCGTGCCTGCTGGCAAGCCATGTGGAGCAGCCCGCCGAAACCGTGCGGCAGGGGCTTGGCGACATGCAAAACACGCCGCCCTACATGTCGCTGATTTTGAGCCGAAAGCCGCAGGCCTAAACGCAAAAAATCGCGCGCAAGGGGGGGGCGGCCAGGCCGCCGCCCCCCTTGCGCGCTTAGCCGCTCAGCGTTTTACCGGCATATACAGTTCAAAGGGCGAGGCGGGCGTCCAGTCCGCCTGGTACAGCTCAAAGCAGGAGGCCTGTTCGTTGAGCTTCCATTCGCTCTGTCCGGCAAGCCACGTCTGGTACAAAAACATGTAGCCAGCCCCGATGCTCTCTAGGTTGGGCACCTGACAGCGGGCGTACGCGCCTGCGGGTATCTCCACAGGCGCAAGTTCCGTCGGCAGCGGGCCGTCAGCCGCCTCAAACGCCGCCCAGTAGTCGAAATCCTGGGCGTTGAGCATTACGGATATGCCGTAGACGCCCTTGCGGTAGCCTGCGGGCACGTGACGGCAAAAGTTCTGCCACAGGGCCGGGCAGTCGCGCTGCGCCTGGGCAAGCGAGGTGCGTACCTTGATGCCCGCCAGCCGTTTTGCCAAAAAATCAACAACGCTCACATCAAAACCGTTCATAACTGCTCCTTGGATAAGTAATGGTGCTTGGGGGCAGCATCGGACAGCGGCAAAAAACCCGCTCGACTTTTTTTGCGCTTCTGTCCACCCTTGAGAGGCGGCGCGCGTCGCCTCTGAGGAGGAACCATTGGAAACGCTTTCTTACCAGCAGCGCATCAACCGTGTGCTGCGGCACATCGAGCAGCACCTTGACGAGCGGCCTGATCTGGACGGGCTGGCCCGCATTGCCTGTTTTTCGCCCTACCATTTTCACCGCATTTTTTCAGCCATGGTGGGCGAAAGCGTGGCGGCCTATGTGCGCCGCCTGCGGCTTGAGCGTGCGGCCATGCAGCTTGGGCATTCGGACGAGTCGGTAACGCAGATAGCCCTCGGTGCGGGGTACGAAAGCATGGACGCCTTTGCGCGGGCCTTCAGGGCGCATTTTGGCATGCTGCCCTCAGCCTACCGCCGCAGGCGCGGAAATCTTGAGGCGGCCCGCAGGCGCGATATGGCGCGGCCCCTGTTTTATCACGAAATGCCCGACTGCCCGCCCATGGACGTGCGCATAAAAACATTTGCTCCCTGCCTCGTTGCCGCCGTGCGCCATACCGGGGCATACGACGAGAGCGGCCCTGCCTGGGACGCCCTGTGCGGCGGGCTGGCAAAAAACGGGCTGCTCTCTGCCCAGGCCGTCGCCTACGGCGTCAGCTACGACAACCCCGACATCACCCCGCCCCCCAAATGCCGCATGGACGCCTGCGTCAGCCTGCCCCAGGGGCTCAATGAAACCTGCGAGGCCTTGCGCCCCTTGTTGCTGGATGAAAATATTTTTTTGCGGCATGTGGGCGGGGAGCAAAAATATGCCGCATTGCTGGTCAAGGGCTCGTATATGCTGCTGCATCCTGCCTACCGCTCGCTGTTTGGCATGTGGTTTCCGCAAAGCGGGCATGAGCCGTTTAATGATCCTGGATTTGAAATATACTGGAATTCTCCCAAAACAACGCCTGAAAATGAATTGCTTACAGAAATATGCATTCCGCTTAAACAGCGGTAAAATCGTGCTGCTGGCGCTCTCGGTCATGCAACAAGCATGGTAAAGCCCCGGTTATCCGGACAAGGCGGCGGCAAGCACCGCTGGCGGCGACCCGAACGTGGTTTTTTGCCAGCAGCGCATGACCCGGCGGCCTTTACCTTGGGTTGCAAAACATGGTTGGGCAACATGAAAAACAACATGGCCGGAGCCGAGCAAAAAAACTTTGAGGCGGTGGAACAGGTCCGTCAGGCGGATAGGGTGCGCACCCTGGCCTAAAAACAATGGCTGCCACACAGAAAGTGGGTGGTGTTATCTGGAGCATTCAGGAAGGCGCGCGCAAAAACATCGTGGGGGGGCAGGCCTGCAGCCACCATTGAAAATGCCGCGCGTCGGGTCACATTCTCGGCGAATCGCTCACGCAAATTGCAGCCTCCGTGGAGCTGGCCAGCGATCAGATGCGTTTCATCGCCGCACAACTTGCCGGTGCTCCGCTGCTGCGCATTGCGCCTTGCTGGCGGTTGAGGTATGATTTTTTGCATCGAAAGCCTGTTTGTGGCGCAATCCTGCGCACAATAAGCTTTTGCGGCCATGTCTCGGAGGCTTTAACGTGCGGCGTTTTTATCAGGAAAGCTGGCAAGGCATACCCTTTACGTCCTTTTCACATATATCCTTCTTTCATCTGGCGGAACCAAAGTTCTACGCGGTTTTTTATGAAGAGCTGTTTCGCCGGTACAAAAGCTGGGACGATTTGCCGTCTGTGTGGCGCGAAAACAAGCGCAAAGACGCCAAATGGCTCGTCGGACAGCTGCACGCCAAACTGGCGCAGGATCCGGCGGACCGTAAGGAACCTGTGCGCGTGCTCTCCATAGGCAGCGGCGTGGGCTACATGGAAAGAATTTTGCTCGAAGAAATGCCGGAGCTTGAGCTGCACGTCAACGAGCCAAGCACTGTGGGCATGAAGTGGCTGCGGGAGTATATACCCAGCGACCGCATATACATCGGGCTGCCGCCTGTGTGTCTGCCCTCGGACGTGCAGTACGACATGATCTATCTCTCAACTGTCGATTATGGCATACCCACACGCGAGTTTCAGCATCTGCTGTGGGAGCTGCGCGCCCAACTTGCCCCGGGCGGCGAGCTTGTGCTGCTCTCGGCCTCGCTGCTGGAGGAGGACTCCTTTATCGGCAGCTTTGTTAACGCCATCAAGATAGGCATTCGCGCGGCGCTGCACTATATGGGCATTCGCCGCCAGCAGTTCTGGGGATGGCGGCGCACGCAGGATGAATACCGGGATCTTTTCAAGGAGGCTGGCTTCACCAAGGTGCGGGACGGCTGGCTTGAAGACGGTTTTGAAACCTACTGGATACGCGGCCAATAGCGCTCGAGCGGCGTGAACGTCTGATACTTTGTCGGCCTCGAGGTTGTCCCTCGGGGCCGACTTGTTTTTTGGCAACCAGGGAAAGACCGGCGCGTAGCGGCCAGGGCAATCAGCAGGTTGGGCAGGGAGGCGGCGTGTCTGCCGCAACGTCCGTTACCGTACCGTAGCGGGCCAGAACATGGCTCAGGCTGCCGTCAAGCAGCATTTTTTTTTCGGTCTGTCGGGCGGGACTTTGGTAAAAGCCATTGTGGCGGATGCGGCTGTCTGCGTCTTGAGCGCTGATCCCGCCTGGGTGGCACATTATTTCCACCAGCGGCGAGGGCTGCCGTCTGAGCTGTATGGCGGACAGCGAGGCCGCAACTCTGGCGGCGGTGAGGTTGCCGCCTGCCACAAGCCCGCAAAGATACTGGTTGTGGGCAATGCCCATGCTGTCCAGCAGGCGGACAAAGCCTGCTGACCAGTGCGTAAGCAGGGCGCGCCGGGCGCAGCCCACAAGCAGCGGCAATAACGGCAACGGGGCCAGATGGGCAGGCTCGTTTGGCAAACGCACATAGCTGGGCCTGTGCTCATGCATGAGCTCGGCCATGGTTTGCTGCAGCGCAGGGATGCAGTGGATGTGGAGGTGTCCGTCCAGATGCAGCCCGCTTCGCTGGTGCAAACATCCAATACCGGCGGCAAAGGCGTCTATCTGCGCCTCCAGCTCTGTGCGTATGGCAAAGAGCAGGGCCTTTTTACGGGCTGCGGTACCGGCGGCCAGCGCTGCGAGCATCTGCCCCAGTCCGTAGCGAAAGACACCGGCCTCGTCGACCAGGGGGCGCACTTGCCCTATGGGCGCGGAGCAGCGCCCTTCAAGGATATTGAGGTGCAGGCATACGCGCGTGCGCGGCAAGCCTGCAAGAGCTTGCAGGCTTGCTTTGGTGTCTGAGCCGCCCATGACGACAGAAACGGAATTGAGCGGGCCGTGGGCGAGGCAGTCGAGGATGTCCGCGCTGATAGAGGGGGTCAGGCCGCAGTCGTCCGCATGGACGATAAAGCGCATGGCGTGTTGGTCTGCCGCGTTTTGTCCGCTCATGGCCCGGGGTGCGCCGTATTGTCGGCTTCCAGCGTTTCGGCCAGCAGGTAGCGGGGGCGGCCTTTCAACTCGATAAAGGCGTGGTGAATGTAGGCCGACATGATGCACAGGCCGGTGAGTATGGCGCTGCCGGTAAGCAGGATCAGCAGGATAACGGTGGTAAAGCCCGAATGCGCATGCCCTGCAAGGTAGCTCCAGAGCGCTTCGCAGCCCACAAAAAACGATAGCGCGTAAAACAGCAGGGTAATGACGCCTATGATCAGCAGGGGCTTGCCGCTGAACGACGTCATGGAGTCGACAGCCAGGGTCACCCTGCGGGCCATGCTCCATTTGCTTGCGCCGCCGCAGCGGGCGCAGGGCGTAAACAGTATCTGCTCGTGTCGAAAGCCCATCCACGAGGTCAGGCCGCGATAAAAAAGCTTGCGCTCGCCCAGGCTCTTCCAGGCTTCGACCACCTTGCGGTCAAGAAGTTTGAAGTCGCCTGAACCCTTGAGATCGTATGAGGTCAGCATCTGAAAAATGCGGTAGAACGACACGGCGCAACACCTGCTTAACAGTGATTCCTCCTGCCGTTCCTGCTTGCGCACATCAATCACGTCAACCCCGCCGGTACGCCACAGGGCGACCATCTCGGGGATGAGCGCGACAGGGTGCTGCATGTCGCTGTCCATGGTTATGACGGCATCGCCTCGGGCAGCCGCCAGCCCGGCGGAGAGCGCCGCATCCTTGCCAAAATTTCTGCTCAGGCGCAGGCAGCGCAGGCAGGCATGTTGCCCGGTCAGCGCGCGCATGACTTCCCATGTTTCGTCGGTGGAGCCGTCGTCAACCAGCACGATCTCGTAGCTTGCGCCGCAGTCGTCTTTAAGCCGGGCAAGCTCCGCCGCCAGCGCGTTTACAAATTCGGGCAGGTGGGCGCCTTCGCAATAGACAGGTGCAACAACAGAGAGTGTGGTTTGACGCATGTGATGGTCTCACGGGGTTGCAATTTCTGCCGCAATGCCGCGTTTGGCAATAAACCAGCGGTTACTGCTCCACACGATGGTACCCTGGCGCGCGATGTTCTCACGCTCGGACTTTTTGCCGCACAATATCCACTCGGTACCTGATGCCAGCCATGCCGCCGTTAACCCCTGTTTATCGCGTATGGTGACAAGGTCAAGCCAGCGTGCCGCCCCTTGTGCATCCTGGCTGTAAAGATATGAAGAGCCGTCCTTGAAGGCATAGGACAGGGGCCTG is from Desulfovibrio desulfuricans and encodes:
- a CDS encoding glycosyltransferase family 2 protein, with protein sequence MRQTTLSVVAPVYCEGAHLPEFVNALAAELARLKDDCGASYEIVLVDDGSTDETWEVMRALTGQHACLRCLRLSRNFGKDAALSAGLAAARGDAVITMDSDMQHPVALIPEMVALWRTGGVDVIDVRKQERQEESLLSRCCAVSFYRIFQMLTSYDLKGSGDFKLLDRKVVEAWKSLGERKLFYRGLTSWMGFRHEQILFTPCARCGGASKWSMARRVTLAVDSMTSFSGKPLLIIGVITLLFYALSFFVGCEALWSYLAGHAHSGFTTVILLILLTGSAILTGLCIMSAYIHHAFIELKGRPRYLLAETLEADNTAHPGP
- a CDS encoding ABC transporter substrate-binding protein, translated to MPLLTLALTVSVPAARAASPEASAAESPIVVVDDTGNSVTFAHPVQRVIALYGAFNEIFLSMGAGDLLVARTAADGNLPELASLPAIGTHMRPNAELVLAQRPDVVLQLAGRSEAQVQTDNLRSLGLNVLTFEVNSFERLFEVTETLGRLAGREERAKALVAAWKQRLEALRARNAGKPAARFFYEVRYPNLLAAGMGGISSEILTLAGGQNVVTDGKKLVRFSEEALLAADPDAYIIQKGPMNPAPTPLTERDHFRDLRAVRQGRVLVVDEERFARPGPRALDAAEELDAWLHR
- a CDS encoding ABC transporter ATP-binding protein, translating into MAEECRMSVPGQTATRGPTTAQASPRGEASGPPVVRVAGVSAGYGGRDVLRGVDFSLRAGECAALLGPNGSGKTTLLRAISGVLAPQAGSVELLGRPLAALPPRERARMVAVVPQRGQLPQGLTARQMVLLGRFAHLGWLGAYRRKDYAAADRALDETGAMPLAHRRLSELSGGELQRVLLARALAQESPLLLLDELAAGLDLARMVDLFDLLERRRAAGACVLMAVHDCNLAALYATRLMGLKNGGLVFDGPVTQVFTEENLGELYNIPICVLPHPRFGLPQALLASASGPWSCKDGKKSAGDAGADFAPADAGPDGIRPGGTGRQP
- a CDS encoding GyrI-like domain-containing protein translates to MNGFDVSVVDFLAKRLAGIKVRTSLAQAQRDCPALWQNFCRHVPAGYRKGVYGISVMLNAQDFDYWAAFEAADGPLPTELAPVEIPAGAYARCQVPNLESIGAGYMFLYQTWLAGQSEWKLNEQASCFELYQADWTPASPFELYMPVKR
- a CDS encoding carbohydrate deacetylase codes for the protein MSGQNAADQHAMRFIVHADDCGLTPSISADILDCLAHGPLNSVSVVMGGSDTKASLQALAGLPRTRVCLHLNILEGRCSAPIGQVRPLVDEAGVFRYGLGQMLAALAAGTAARKKALLFAIRTELEAQIDAFAAGIGCLHQRSGLHLDGHLHIHCIPALQQTMAELMHEHRPSYVRLPNEPAHLAPLPLLPLLVGCARRALLTHWSAGFVRLLDSMGIAHNQYLCGLVAGGNLTAARVAASLSAIQLRRQPSPLVEIMCHPGGISAQDADSRIRHNGFYQSPARQTEKKMLLDGSLSHVLARYGTVTDVAADTPPPCPTC
- a CDS encoding FecCD family ABC transporter permease, whose amino-acid sequence is MTRISASTPSSSQSRRLWPVFAGLAVLWLLSLPLACLPGPVPLSAQSVFRALAAVVGLAPAPDDSALTGVVVSIRLARVCLAALCGGALAMAGAALQGVLRNPLADPFTLGISAGAACGASMAIALGGPLVALLGGLPGLAGFSHAGLVAPAALFGALAALGGALWLGRGDGAFSRESVILAGIAVAAFLGALVALVKALNEESVTSIVFWIMGSFQGRGWSSMPLLLVTVVPGLLATALGWRALDVLALGDEQAAQSGLDVGRARLWLLAGASCMTAGCVAVAGVIGFVGLVVPHVLRLLLGWGHGPLLAAAFMGGGVLLVWADVLARCVLSGGQELPVGVVTALLGGPFFALLVRRR
- a CDS encoding polyphenol oxidase family protein, coding for MSVSYIPFEFPGVPQVGCAFQTRGGGVSLGEYGGGNIAFTVQDNPDHVIANRRSLLADLRPQGMTAWAELMQVHGDVMVFEPAAVACETAVTAEGDGMGTARPGLGLLIKTADCQPILVAHKSGKYIAAMHAGWRGNRCDFPVTGVARFCERYGLEPRDLVAVRGPSLGPGRAEFVNFDREWGEPYLPWFDADSKTMDLWGLTRHQLERAGLPTRSIYGLDLCTASNNGQFFSYRCARQSGRQASLVWIKA
- a CDS encoding AraC family transcriptional regulator, producing the protein METLSYQQRINRVLRHIEQHLDERPDLDGLARIACFSPYHFHRIFSAMVGESVAAYVRRLRLERAAMQLGHSDESVTQIALGAGYESMDAFARAFRAHFGMLPSAYRRRRGNLEAARRRDMARPLFYHEMPDCPPMDVRIKTFAPCLVAAVRHTGAYDESGPAWDALCGGLAKNGLLSAQAVAYGVSYDNPDITPPPKCRMDACVSLPQGLNETCEALRPLLLDENIFLRHVGGEQKYAALLVKGSYMLLHPAYRSLFGMWFPQSGHEPFNDPGFEIYWNSPKTTPENELLTEICIPLKQR
- a CDS encoding methyltransferase domain-containing protein; protein product: MRRFYQESWQGIPFTSFSHISFFHLAEPKFYAVFYEELFRRYKSWDDLPSVWRENKRKDAKWLVGQLHAKLAQDPADRKEPVRVLSIGSGVGYMERILLEEMPELELHVNEPSTVGMKWLREYIPSDRIYIGLPPVCLPSDVQYDMIYLSTVDYGIPTREFQHLLWELRAQLAPGGELVLLSASLLEEDSFIGSFVNAIKIGIRAALHYMGIRRQQFWGWRRTQDEYRDLFKEAGFTKVRDGWLEDGFETYWIRGQ
- the cobI gene encoding precorrin-2 C(20)-methyltransferase, with the translated sequence MSGILYGVGVGPGAPDLLTLRAVRVLGEVDVILAAASPRNDFSAALDTARPHLRADVRVQRLEFPMTRDRAVLREAWREAAQTTVGVLESGLSAAFLTIGDPLIYSTFGYLMRTLAQTAPHLTVEVIPGITSFQAAAARTRTVLCENSETLRVIPGINNRESLEDSLRQTDTAVILKAYRNLPAIAQALSATNRLDSCLLASHVEQPAETVRQGLGDMQNTPPYMSLILSRKPQA